TGACCACGCGGTCGGGAAGTGGTGGGTGTTCTTGATAGATTTGGAATCCCGCCCAACCCAAGACTGCAAACGAGATCACGATAACTGCGATAAATCCGATCCATAAACGTTTCATTGCTCCCCCCTTTTGTAACAGACGCCGTTGCGCTTAGCCGGCATATCAAACCGGTAACGAACTTTGTGGTGAGATTTCTAAGCGAACTTGATAAATCCAACGCTGTATGATAGGAATATGGGGGTATGAAGGAAAGGAAATCTTTGACGATTGTCAAATAATTTCCGCAGATAGTTGTGCATATTCAAACGATACAAGGGAAGTAAGTACTGTTGAGTAGTTGAATGAACTGAATTGTATATCAATAAACTTTACCCGAATTGAAACGAAGTCATGGCAATCGATCCGTTGACTACTTCATTGTGGAAGACGGTAATCGGTTCCTCTTCTTCGTAACAACCCACGGTATAAAGCAACGGCAGGTAATGTTCGGGGGTTGGAATTGCCCGATGTACGTTAGCTCCGCATTTTTCATAGTTGCACAATTTCCCAAAGTCCCGGTTTACGACACATTCCGTTAAAAAATCGTTGGTATGGATTGCCCACTCAAACCCATCCTTCTGGCGTAGATTTGCCGTACTCAAATAGTGGACGATGTTGCCGCTGGCGATGATGAGAACTTTCTCTTCGCGCAGACAGGCAAGTTGTTTACCAATCCGATAGTGCCATTCGGGCGGCTGGGTGTGATCAAGACTCAATTGCAGTACCGGAATGTCGGCTGTGGGATACATGTTCGACAGGATTGACCACGCGCCGTGATCGAATCCCCAATCCTGATTGTCCAGTTTTACATCGGTGCGGGTAACGATATTGCAGATCTGTTGGGCTAATTCCGGTGAACCGGGCGCGGGATACTCGACATCGAACAACGCGGGGGGAAAACCAAAAAAGTCGTGAATTGTGCGCGGATTCGCCATGGTTGTCACATAAGTACCCACGGTTTCCCAATGAGCGGAGATACAAAGTATCGCTTGCGGTCTCGGGAGTCGTTGCGAAATCTTCTGCCATGCACTGCGAAAACGGTTTTCAGTGATTGCATACATCGGGTTTCCGTGACCAAGAAACAAAACCGGCATTCTATTTGGCATTCACTATCCTTTGTAAAAATGGCAGGGTGAGCTACCCTGCCTTTCATAGTACGAAGTAGATTGCAGTTCCGCTAACGAAGTAACACAATCTTCTGCGTCACAGTTTTCGACCCGGTTTGTAATCGCACAAAATAGATACCACTCGCAATATCTTTCCCGGTAAATCTGATTGAGTGACTCCCAGCAGTTTGGTGTTCGCGAACCAGTTGAGTCACCGTTCGTCCCAATAAATCCACGACATCGACTTGTACGTAACTTGCGGTGGGAAGGGAATAACCGATGGTAGTTGTCGCATTGAACGGATTCGGAAAAGCAGGGGCTAACGTTGCTCGAGTCGGAAGTTGGACACTACCCAATGGCTCATTAATCCGGGAGAAATTATCACAGCGGTAAATGCCTTGTTCGGTTCCCGCATAGATAACACCATCATTGGTTTGTACCAACGAATAGACTCGCGTACTCCCTAAACCGGTGTTTTGAGCTGTCCAGCTATTGCCTTGGTCGATGGAGCGGAAAATCCCCGCCCGACTGGTTCCGGCAAGGATATCGCCGTTTTGTAAAATCAAGAGAGAATAAATTACAGTAGCGGTTGCCAATGGTTCATTCGCTGTTACCCAAGTCGCGCCATTATCGGTTGATCGCCTCACATAACCACCCCAATCGCCGGAATAGATCGTACCGTTTCCGCTGCGTACAAGTGTTTCGATATCCATGGTTGGATGTATCTGCGCAATGGTGAGGCCATCGTCATCGGTGCGATACAGTCCGTTTTGGAGACCAATGAGCCAAGACGACCCCGACAACCAAAGAATCGATTTGGGTGGATTAGGAAGTTGTACCGTCAATTGCCAATTCTCACCGGAATTGAGCGAACGCCGCAACCAATAACTCATGGTCGCTAAATCGATTTGCGAACCAGCCAACACAACACCGGAAGGCGAAACACCAAAGCATTGAATCAAA
The DNA window shown above is from bacterium and carries:
- the ygiD gene encoding 4,5-DOPA dioxygenase extradiol, with amino-acid sequence MPNRMPVLFLGHGNPMYAITENRFRSAWQKISQRLPRPQAILCISAHWETVGTYVTTMANPRTIHDFFGFPPALFDVEYPAPGSPELAQQICNIVTRTDVKLDNQDWGFDHGAWSILSNMYPTADIPVLQLSLDHTQPPEWHYRIGKQLACLREEKVLIIASGNIVHYLSTANLRQKDGFEWAIHTNDFLTECVVNRDFGKLCNYEKCGANVHRAIPTPEHYLPLLYTVGCYEEEEPITVFHNEVVNGSIAMTSFQFG
- a CDS encoding T9SS type A sorting domain-containing protein, which encodes FLPNRNPIVNHSGVYYSTNRGENWCGIGPDTYVEELLAVGDTVFATNQAMYKSSDRGEGWFFTSLGLIDSLDDQSGQYQLAITPSGALLAGNRFIYRSLDFGRTWVTVYTTTNTNHLIQCFGVSPSGVVLAGSQIDLATMSYWLRRSLNSGENWQLTVQLPNPPKSILWLSGSSWLIGLQNGLYRTDDDGLTIAQIHPTMDIETLVRSGNGTIYSGDWGGYVRRSTDNGATWVTANEPLATATVIYSLLILQNGDILAGTSRAGIFRSIDQGNSWTAQNTGLGSTRVYSLVQTNDGVIYAGTEQGIYRCDNFSRINEPLGSVQLPTRATLAPAFPNPFNATTTIGYSLPTASYVQVDVVDLLGRTVTQLVREHQTAGSHSIRFTGKDIASGIYFVRLQTGSKTVTQKIVLLR